One window of the Burkholderia sp. FERM BP-3421 genome contains the following:
- a CDS encoding TIGR03032 family protein, protein MELIQEREAASIDADDHAPLLNVQETGRFVALLEALQCTLALSRRPTGVALLGVEQGAPTLSACLLPRSMGLAVAPDRLAIATQKELMVFANVRGIAGSYPPRPDYYDAIYAPRTMHFTGYCDLHDMAFNQQTMVAVNTAYSCLCAIDGHFNFTPIWQPPFISSFGPGDRCHLNGMAFHDGKVHYATALGATDEPGAWRAGMASGGIVMEVPSGRIVASGMSMPHSPRVIDGRLFVLEGGRGQVLTIDPATGAKTVVAKLPGFTHGLAEYRGVLFVGLSKLRMRRGPQGLPIEQDGELVAGVAALDVRNGEVLGTLQFHNGISEVFDVQVIPGVRRAEILSPMEWMRTTSVVTMQGGMWDLDDADDENGEAHAA, encoded by the coding sequence GTGGAACTGATCCAGGAACGCGAGGCGGCATCGATCGATGCCGACGATCACGCACCGTTGTTGAATGTGCAGGAAACGGGCCGCTTCGTTGCGCTGCTCGAGGCGCTGCAGTGCACGCTCGCGCTGAGCCGGCGTCCGACCGGCGTCGCGCTGCTCGGCGTCGAGCAGGGCGCGCCGACCTTGTCCGCCTGCCTGCTGCCGCGCTCGATGGGCCTCGCGGTCGCGCCGGACCGGCTCGCGATCGCGACGCAAAAGGAGCTGATGGTGTTCGCGAACGTGCGCGGGATCGCCGGCAGCTATCCGCCGCGTCCGGACTACTACGACGCGATCTACGCGCCGCGCACCATGCATTTCACGGGCTACTGCGACCTGCACGACATGGCGTTCAACCAGCAGACGATGGTGGCCGTGAATACCGCGTACTCGTGCCTGTGCGCGATCGACGGCCACTTCAACTTCACGCCGATCTGGCAGCCGCCGTTCATCAGCAGCTTCGGTCCGGGCGATCGCTGCCATCTGAACGGCATGGCGTTCCACGACGGCAAGGTGCACTATGCGACCGCGCTCGGCGCGACCGACGAACCGGGCGCGTGGCGCGCCGGCATGGCGAGCGGCGGCATCGTGATGGAAGTGCCGTCCGGCCGGATCGTCGCGAGTGGGATGTCGATGCCGCATTCGCCGCGCGTGATCGACGGCCGGCTGTTCGTGCTCGAAGGCGGACGCGGACAGGTGCTGACGATCGATCCCGCGACCGGCGCGAAGACCGTGGTGGCGAAACTGCCGGGATTCACGCACGGGTTGGCGGAATATCGCGGCGTGCTGTTCGTCGGATTGTCGAAACTGCGCATGCGCCGCGGCCCGCAGGGGCTGCCGATCGAGCAGGACGGCGAACTGGTCGCGGGCGTGGCGGCGCTCGATGTGCGCAACGGCGAGGTGCTGGGCACCCTCCAGTTCCACAACGGCATTTCCGAAGTGTTCGACGTGCAGGTGATTCCGGGTGTGCGGCGGGCGGAAATCCTGTCGCCGATGGAGTGGATGCGCACCACGAGCGTCGTGACGATGCAGGGCGGGATGTGGGATCTCGACGATGCGGACGATGAAAATGGAGAAGCGCATGCGGCATGA
- the cysC gene encoding adenylyl-sulfate kinase — protein MKMEKRMRHDALQVVHALPARVVARQPGAVVWLTGLSGAGKSTLAYGAQRALRQTGRNAYVLDGDRLRSGLNRDLGFSLADRRENVRRVGEVAAMMAEAGSITLVALISPLRAGRDEARRLIPQAFHEVYVKASLAVCEARDPKGLYRRARMGEIAEFTGVSSPYEVPEAVELVVETERQSEEDAIRMVLRYIERCVLGC, from the coding sequence ATGAAAATGGAGAAGCGCATGCGGCATGACGCGCTGCAGGTCGTCCATGCGTTGCCGGCGCGGGTGGTCGCGCGGCAGCCGGGCGCGGTGGTGTGGCTGACCGGATTGTCGGGCGCGGGCAAGTCGACGCTCGCCTACGGCGCGCAGCGCGCGCTGCGGCAGACCGGCCGCAACGCCTACGTGCTCGACGGCGATCGCTTGCGGAGCGGCTTGAACCGCGATCTGGGATTCAGCCTGGCCGACCGTCGCGAGAACGTGCGGCGGGTCGGCGAGGTGGCGGCGATGATGGCGGAGGCCGGATCGATCACGCTGGTCGCGCTGATCTCGCCGCTGCGCGCCGGGCGCGACGAGGCGCGTAGGCTCATTCCGCAGGCGTTTCACGAGGTGTACGTGAAGGCGAGCCTTGCCGTGTGCGAGGCGCGCGATCCGAAGGGGCTGTATCGACGTGCGCGCATGGGCGAGATCGCGGAATTCACCGGGGTCTCGTCACCCTACGAAGTGCCGGAGGCCGTCGAATTGGTGGTGGAAACCGAGCGGCAAAGCGAGGAAGACGCGATTCGCATGGTGTTGCGCTATATCGAACGATGCGTACTCGGATGTTGA